AGTCGGGATGCTTCCTTTTGGACACATCGCTGCCAGGAAATTCAAATGCTGGCCATTCCTTCGAGAACGGCCCCCTCGGGAACGGTATCGTCGGGCCATTGCTGACCGACGAGCAGCGTTGGGAGCTCATCGAGTATCTCAAATCCATTCCGGAGAGGGCGGGGCAAGTCACGCCGTTCGGCGGCCCGCCGACAGCCAAGACCGGTCACGGCAAATGGCTGCAGTGAGACGCCCGACTCTCAATAGGTGATGCCGGCCTTCAATAGGATACCATTCACCATCAGCAGATCCATCACGAGTCCGATACCGTTGCCGACGTAGATGGCGGGGTTCCGGTTGAGCAAACCATAGACGAACCACAGCAAGGCCGCAAACGCATAGATGGACCAGGTCGTCAGCGATTGTCCGGCTGCGTGCTGGCTGTGCGTGAAATACAGCTTTGTGATCGATGGTAGAGTGGCGAGTGGCGACACGATTCCCATGACGATCATCAATGGCTCGAAAGCTCGAAGCCACCTCATGCGCGCCTCGGGTCTTAGCAGAGGCATAGATCTCCGTTTCTATCGTTGGTGGTGGGCTCGCGTGAGAAGAAGTACCTCCCATACAGGTTCTTCTCAAAGTTGTTGTTAGCCGTGGCCGTGCCGGGGTAGCGGCAGCGCGAGCGATGAGGTGTCCCGCCGAAAAGAACCTCACGATTGCCAATAGAAAACCGAACGCATTGGGGGGAAGGTATCAACGGACGCGCGTTGGTATCAACACCGAAAGCCTGGGCCGTTCATCCAGCTTCTTTAACCCCGTCCGGATCGGAGGCCCCCGATGCACCGACCTAATAGTGTTCTTTGGACACTTGGTCCATTATTCGCAGTGTTAATCGGCGCCTTCGCGCTTGTCGGATTTTTCCTGTCGCGGCAAGCATCCGCACAGCCGTCCACCGATTCGGTCATCTACCTCAATCAGGGCTGGTCGCAGACGGATCGGGCGACCTACTATCAGATATCGCAAGGCGGAAAAGTCATCGACTATGATATCTTCTTAAGCCTTGAGGTAGCTGACAGCCAGCAGCTCTTCCGGTCGGATGCGAACAGCGACCGCTATGGCCTGATCACTCAGAGCCCGAACCCACAAACGAACCCGGATGGCTTACCGATAGGGCTGACCAAGACGGTGGTTACGGAGGGTCGATGGGCGGGGCCCCCAGCGATCGGCATGAATTGCGCCGCCTGTCATAACGCTCAGCTGAACTACAAAGGCAAACATATTCGCATCGACGGCGGTGTCGGCAACACGTTTGACTTCATGGGGTACGTCTACGCCCTGGATGCTGCGTTGCAAGCGACTTTGAACGACCCGGCGAAGTTCGATCGTCTCGCTGCGCGAATGGGAGCGT
The DNA window shown above is from Candidatus Eremiobacteraceae bacterium and carries:
- a CDS encoding SemiSWEET transporter, translating into MPLLRPEARMRWLRAFEPLMIVMGIVSPLATLPSITKLYFTHSQHAAGQSLTTWSIYAFAALLWFVYGLLNRNPAIYVGNGIGLVMDLLMVNGILLKAGITY